In Deltaproteobacteria bacterium, the genomic stretch GCGATCTCGGCGAGGTCATCGCGATGAACGGCTCGAACTGGGCCATCGCCGCCGAGACGGCGATCCGCGGCGACGGCAACGGCCGCCTGCATCCGCTGGGCTGGACCTGCATCTTCGGCGGCGCGCTCGCGTGCGACGGCAACAACGACTGGACCGGCGGCCTGCAGCTCATCTGGCAGGCCTCGGGGGCCTCGACGATCTTCGACGCCGCTGGTGCCGGCAACACGCTCTGCGTCGAGGCGCACATGCGCCTCAACACGCCGGGCGCCGCCGATGGCGAGGCGCAGATCTGGATCGACGGCACCATGGAGACCTCGACGACCAACGTCGACTTCCGCGGTACGTGGGACGACTTCGGCATCAACGCACTGCGCTTCACGAACTACACCAGCCCGCCGGTGAGCGCGCTGGACGTGTGGGTCGACGACGTCGTGGTCGCGACCGAGCGCGTCGGCTGCGAGTGAGTCCGACCGCGCGTCAGAGCGCGGCGAGTCGCTTGCGTGCGGGCTCGGGTAGCTTGCCCGCCAGCGCCTGCGCGGCGGTCTGCTTGGCGCCGTCGCGATCGCCGACGGCGGCTTGGGCGAGCGCGACCACGACCAGGGTGTCGACCGGGCCCTTGCCCTGCGCGTCGCCGAGGGCCTTGCTCGCGCGTTGCACCGCCGCCTTCGCGTCGGCCGCCTTGCCGGCCGCCTGCAGCTGCAGGGCGCGCGCTGCCAGCACGATGGGATGCAGCGGTGCCAGGCCTGCGGCCCGCGTGCGCGCGTAGGCGACGGCGTCCTTGTCGTCGGTGACGAGTGCGAGCATCAGCAGGCGCGCGGCGGGATCGAGGGAGTCGGCGTCGATCGCCAACGCACCGCGCAGCACCGCCTTCTCCTTCGCGACGTCGTTCTCGGTGCGTGCGAGCTCCGCCAGCTTCACGTAGGGCTCGATCGACTCGGTGTGGAACGCCTGCGCAGCCTCGAGGTGGCGGCGCGCCGCGCCGGGCGTCTTGCCCTGCTGCAGCAGCTGCGCGATCGCCATGCGGGTCGCAAAGCCGTCGCCCCCGCGGCTGACGAGGGTCTCGAGCGTGCGCACCGCCTCCGCATGATTGTTGGCCTCGACCTGTTGCTGCGCCTTCTGCCACAGCCCCAGCCGCGGATCGCTGCGCTCGGCCTTGTTCGCTGGCGACCACCCGCTCAGCTTGCTGCGCAGCTGCCCCGTGAACCACGTCTCGAACTCACCCTCGACCGTCGACAACGGCTTGCCGAGGTGCTGCTCGAACAGCTCCGGGGTCTGCTTGCCGCTGGCGTAGCCGTCGAGGATCGCGATGAGCTTGTCGCGGCCGTAGGTCGCCGCGAGGTAGCGGATGGCATAGGCCGCGGTGGCGTAGGCGGCCTCCATCATGATCGGGCTCTCGGCGCGGATGAAGGCCAGCTCCAGCTCGGACAACTTGCGCAGCTTGCCGAGCCTGCGCGCCTCGGTGAGCAATGCGGCGCTCTCACGCGCCCACGCGGGATCGGCCTGCTCGGACTCCCACTCCGAGAGGCCCTCGGTGAACCACCGCGGCACGCGGCCCTTGCTGCGACGGATCGCGTAGACGTGGGCGAGCTCGTGGCGCATCACGAGGTCGAGGTTCACGCGACCGCTGTAGGGCCCGATGAAGGTGATGAGCGGGCCGAAGCAGACCGCAACCGCACCGAGGCTCGGCACTCCGACGGTCCGCACCGAGAACTCGTCGGGCGAGGCGAAGAACTCCAGCCGAAGCTTGCCGGCATCGACGTGGTAGAAGCCGTCGAGCGCCTTGCGCGAGCGCGTGGCGAACTCGAGCAGCACCGGCTGCACGAACTCGCGGTCTTGCTTGGGCAGTCGCACGGTGAAGCCACCGGCGGACTCGACGTCGTAGTGCTTGTCGAGCTGGTTCTCGTAGAGATCGAGCACGTTGCGGGTGCGCGCGTTGAACGGATCACCCTTCCACGAGCGCTCGAGCGCCGCGCGTCCGTCGGTCTCGTTGCCGAGCCGCAGCAAGTTGAGGCCCAGCGCGCTCTGGACGTAAGGATCGTTCGGCGCCAGCGCTGCGCCCTCGCGCAGCACCTCATCGGCCTCGGGGTAGAGATGCAGGAAGCCGAGGATGTCGGACAGATCCTTGAAGAAGAAGCCGTCGACCGGGTTGCGTGCGAGCACGCGATCGCGGGTCGCCGCGTAGCCCTTGTCGTCGGCACGGGCGATCGCCAGCGCCGCGAGCACGGCCAGCGATCGTTCATGCGTGGGATCGATGGTCAGCGCGGCGCCGGAGGTGTGGCTCGCGACCTCGTCCGCGCGGCCCTCGATCAGCGCGATGCGGGCCAGCGCCGCGTGGGCCTCGGGGTGCTTCGGGTCGACCATCAACGCCTCGGCGGCGGCGCGCGAGGCGGGCGCGAAGCGGAGGTTCTCGATGTGCACCATCGCCATGCCGGCGAGCGCGTCGGGGT encodes the following:
- a CDS encoding tetratricopeptide repeat protein, whose amino-acid sequence is MTTTRRGPEQRRAAAGVARGRGVAMALLATLACQPRGSSTPPVVAAAPADHADPAAADPRVGSGEADAAEVAAVEEDAAPKPRERPKAEPVEGRDDALSAVLHGNPDGAIAALTPMLAAKPKDIELRLALARAQITVGALEQAQAVLEDKRGAPLDVAVVQLRVHVHRQRGQLREAEALLEEALRKHADAPALLGDLVAVRVDTGRRADATTKKLIDRLYDAYDAGKVDDAASLLAVAIAALARGGKGGYHDANMVLEEAEAKTPVEAGSWVGDRVRLLRAAVFLEKYAADEAATTFELLLARDPWHPDALAGMAMVHIENLRFAPASRAAAEALMVDPKHPEAHAALARIALIEGRADEVASHTSGAALTIDPTHERSLAVLAALAIARADDKGYAATRDRVLARNPVDGFFFKDLSDILGFLHLYPEADEVLREGAALAPNDPYVQSALGLNLLRLGNETDGRAALERSWKGDPFNARTRNVLDLYENQLDKHYDVESAGGFTVRLPKQDREFVQPVLLEFATRSRKALDGFYHVDAGKLRLEFFASPDEFSVRTVGVPSLGAVAVCFGPLITFIGPYSGRVNLDLVMRHELAHVYAIRRSKGRVPRWFTEGLSEWESEQADPAWARESAALLTEARRLGKLRKLSELELAFIRAESPIMMEAAYATAAYAIRYLAATYGRDKLIAILDGYASGKQTPELFEQHLGKPLSTVEGEFETWFTGQLRSKLSGWSPANKAERSDPRLGLWQKAQQQVEANNHAEAVRTLETLVSRGGDGFATRMAIAQLLQQGKTPGAARRHLEAAQAFHTESIEPYVKLAELARTENDVAKEKAVLRGALAIDADSLDPAARLLMLALVTDDKDAVAYARTRAAGLAPLHPIVLAARALQLQAAGKAADAKAAVQRASKALGDAQGKGPVDTLVVVALAQAAVGDRDGAKQTAAQALAGKLPEPARKRLAAL